Proteins encoded by one window of Halomonas chromatireducens:
- the rplI gene encoding 50S ribosomal protein L9: MEVILLDNIGKLGGLGDKVAVKPGYGRNYLVPYGLAVPATKDNVEAFNAQRAELEAQAAERKAEAEARAAQLNEIELSLVSKAGDEGKLFGSIGPRDLAEALGQAGIDVAKSEVRMPQGPIRQTGEYDIELHLHAEVDATVRVVVVAE, from the coding sequence ATGGAAGTCATTCTGCTCGATAATATTGGCAAGCTGGGTGGCCTGGGCGACAAGGTCGCCGTCAAGCCTGGCTATGGCCGCAACTACCTGGTTCCCTATGGACTGGCCGTGCCGGCTACCAAGGACAATGTGGAAGCCTTCAATGCGCAGCGCGCCGAGCTCGAGGCCCAGGCCGCCGAGCGCAAGGCCGAAGCCGAAGCCCGTGCCGCCCAGCTCAACGAGATCGAGCTGTCGCTGGTGTCCAAGGCCGGTGACGAGGGCAAGCTGTTCGGTTCCATCGGGCCGCGTGACCTGGCTGAAGCGCTGGGTCAGGCTGGCATCGACGTCGCCAAGAGCGAAGTTCGCATGCCGCAGGGTCCGATCCGCCAGACCGGCGAGTACGACATCGAGCTGCACCTGCACGCCGAGGTCGATGCGACCGTGCGTGTCGTGGTGGTAGCCGAGTAA
- the rpsR gene encoding 30S ribosomal protein S18 codes for MARFFRRRKFCRFTAEGVKQIDYKDLDTLKAYVTETGKIVPSRITGTKARYQRQLATAIKRSRFLALLPYTDSHQ; via the coding sequence ATGGCACGTTTTTTCCGCCGTCGCAAGTTTTGCCGTTTCACCGCCGAAGGTGTGAAGCAGATCGATTACAAGGATCTGGACACGCTCAAGGCCTATGTCACCGAGACCGGCAAGATCGTTCCCAGCCGGATCACGGGAACCAAGGCCCGCTATCAGCGCCAGTTGGCGACTGCCATCAAGCGCTCGCGCTTCCTGGCACTGCTGCCCTACACCGATAGCCACCAGTAA
- the rpsF gene encoding 30S ribosomal protein S6, with translation MRHYEIVFMVHPDQSEQVPSMVERYSSIVTESGGTVHRLEDWGRRHLAYPINKIHKAHYVLMNVECSGETLDEIENIFRFNDAIIRSLVVRCKEAITEASPMMKPADEKRVRRDDRSRDTEETAEAN, from the coding sequence ATGCGTCATTACGAAATCGTATTTATGGTCCATCCGGACCAGAGCGAGCAAGTACCGTCCATGGTCGAGCGTTACTCCAGCATCGTCACCGAAAGTGGTGGCACCGTGCATCGTCTGGAGGACTGGGGCCGTCGTCACCTGGCCTACCCGATCAACAAGATTCACAAGGCTCACTACGTGCTGATGAACGTCGAGTGCAGCGGCGAGACTCTCGATGAGATCGAGAACATCTTCCGTTTCAACGACGCCATCATTCGCAGCCTGGTGGTGCGCTGCAAGGAAGCCATCACTGAAGCTTCGCCAATGATGAAGCCGGCAGACGAAAAGCGTGTGCGTCGTGACGACAGGTCACGTGACACCGAAGAAACTGCCGAAGCCAACTGA